The Pseudomonas sp. R4-35-07 nucleotide sequence CGCAATGGCGCAGGATTTGGCCAGTGGGGTGTTGCCCTTGGCGGTGGCCAGTTCGCTCAAAGTACTGTTGATCAGCTACGCATTGGCTATTGCGCTGGCTGCTGTGCTCACCACATTGGCGGTCTCGACTCGGCTGGGTACTGACGTGCTGGCGACATTGACGGCCATGTTCAACCCTTTGCCAGCCATCGCCATTCTTCCATTGGCCATGCTGTGGTTTGGCCTGGGGATTCAAAGCTTGATGTTGGTGATCGTCCACTCCGTTCTCTGGGCCGTCTCACTCAATACGTATTCGGGGTTTCAGTCGGTGAGTCAAACGCAGCGCATGGCTGGGCGAAATTACGGTCTGCGTGGTCTGGGCCTTGTCCTCAGGATTCTGATTCCCGCGGCCGTACCTTCAATCCTTGCAGGCTTGAAGATTGGTTGGGCGTTTGCCTGGCGTACGCTGATTGCCGCGGAATTGGTGTTTGGTGTGTCGGGCAATTCAGGCGGGTTGGGCTGGTATGTTTTCCAGCATCGCAATGCATTGGAAACCCCCAACGTATTCGCGGGTTTACTGATGGTGATTGTCATCGGCCTAGTGGTTGAAGGGTTGGTGTTCCGCAGTATCGAAGTCCTCACCGTGCGTCGTTGGGGCATGCAGGGCTAATCAACAATAACGCCATAATAATTAACTCCGGGCGTCCACCAGGCGCTCGTTGGGAGCATTTGCCTTGAAAACCGTAATCACCTTCTCTCGACTGACGGTAGCCTTGTGTTGGGGTCTTGTTGGCGTGCATGCACATGCTGACTTTCTTAGAGATAGTCACGCCGATATGTCAATGCGTAACTTTTACTTCAACAGCGACAACCGGGACGGACCGGCCAAGCCTTCCATGATTGAGGAATGGGCCCAGGGCTTTCTGCTTGACTATCGCTCCGGTTACACACCTGGCGTTGTAGGGTTCGGTGTGGATGCCATGGGTATGCTCGGCATTACATTGGATAGCGGGCGTGGGCGTCAT carries:
- a CDS encoding ABC transporter permease, coding for MNKQVIQARPDIEYAPVRTGQVGDIARRLGLVERLYANAGVRRSLVLVVLALIWEVYARYLGNSLMFPTFSETAVAMAQDLASGVLPLAVASSLKVLLISYALAIALAAVLTTLAVSTRLGTDVLATLTAMFNPLPAIAILPLAMLWFGLGIQSLMLVIVHSVLWAVSLNTYSGFQSVSQTQRMAGRNYGLRGLGLVLRILIPAAVPSILAGLKIGWAFAWRTLIAAELVFGVSGNSGGLGWYVFQHRNALETPNVFAGLLMVIVIGLVVEGLVFRSIEVLTVRRWGMQG